The Corallococcus caeni genome includes a region encoding these proteins:
- a CDS encoding sensor histidine kinase, with protein MKWRIASVAFLLGSLSTGLSWLTLQPVLIRLLDTARRLALPGSLDMEGLARIRAFLPLALGLDLLVLTVLAYGVLYLAVGRPLRAMEKSVEQLGRLQLDVPLSGQGGPFLSRIQGELRRMAEALRQEQALTRSQLEALREANARLARAQTELVASERLATVGKLAAGVAHEVGNPLAGILGYLSLARSRAQGPELKDFLERIDHEVLRIDRIVRGLLDLGRPASTQPGPVDVGQVVETCVRLVRAGPELDRVDVTLEVTPGLLARADSGPLSQILINLLLNAAQAMGGEGHVRVSTRREDALVLVEVRDSGPGLSPEVRAHLFEPFFTTKGRQGTGLGLAVSLNLAQGMGGRLDARDDAGGGACFRLSLPAA; from the coding sequence ATGAAGTGGCGCATCGCCAGCGTGGCGTTCCTCCTGGGGTCGCTGTCCACGGGCCTGTCGTGGCTGACGCTGCAGCCGGTGTTGATCCGCCTCCTGGACACGGCGCGCAGGCTGGCGCTGCCGGGGTCGCTGGACATGGAGGGCCTGGCGCGGATCCGCGCCTTCCTGCCGCTGGCGCTGGGGCTGGACCTGCTGGTGCTGACGGTCCTGGCCTACGGCGTGCTGTACCTGGCGGTGGGGCGCCCGCTGCGCGCCATGGAGAAGTCCGTGGAGCAACTGGGACGGCTGCAACTGGACGTGCCGCTCTCCGGGCAGGGCGGGCCGTTCCTGTCGCGCATCCAGGGCGAGCTGCGGCGCATGGCGGAGGCGCTGCGCCAGGAGCAGGCCCTCACGCGCTCGCAGCTGGAGGCGCTGCGCGAGGCGAACGCCCGGCTCGCGCGGGCGCAGACGGAGCTGGTCGCCTCCGAGCGGCTGGCCACGGTGGGGAAGCTGGCCGCGGGCGTGGCGCACGAGGTGGGCAACCCGCTGGCGGGCATCCTGGGCTACCTCTCCCTGGCGCGCTCCCGGGCGCAGGGGCCGGAGCTGAAGGACTTCCTGGAGCGCATCGACCACGAGGTGCTCCGCATCGACCGCATCGTGCGGGGGCTGCTGGACCTGGGCCGTCCGGCCAGCACCCAGCCCGGGCCGGTGGACGTGGGGCAGGTGGTGGAGACGTGCGTGCGGCTGGTGCGCGCCGGGCCGGAGCTGGACCGGGTGGACGTCACCCTGGAGGTGACACCCGGGCTGCTGGCCCGCGCCGACAGCGGCCCCCTGTCGCAGATCCTCATCAACCTGCTGCTCAACGCCGCCCAGGCCATGGGAGGCGAGGGCCACGTGCGCGTCTCCACCCGGCGCGAGGACGCGCTCGTCCTGGTGGAGGTGCGGGACAGCGGCCCGGGCCTGTCGCCGGAGGTGCGCGCGCACCTCTTCGAGCCGTTCTTCACCACCAAGGGGCGCCAGGGCACGGGCCTGGGGCTCGCGGTGTCGCTGAACCTGGCCCAGGGCATGGGCGGCCGGCTGGACGCGCGCGACGACGCGGGCGGCGGCGCGTGCTTCCGGCTGTCCCTGCCAGCGGCCTGA